In one Natronosalvus amylolyticus genomic region, the following are encoded:
- a CDS encoding lycopene cyclase domain-containing protein: MARDISVFGRYTYLLTEVFWGTIAFLLLRRAGALRRAAVTILALYPIAYFWDWYTLEVGVFDIPLRTGIEIGGIPLEEHLFMAVVPGLVIGFHENIHADDDQPQDGR; this comes from the coding sequence ATGGCTCGAGACATTAGCGTTTTCGGACGATACACCTACCTCCTGACCGAAGTTTTCTGGGGAACAATCGCCTTCCTGTTGTTGCGCCGCGCCGGCGCGCTCAGACGGGCGGCCGTCACCATCCTCGCGCTGTATCCCATCGCCTACTTCTGGGACTGGTATACCCTCGAGGTTGGCGTCTTCGACATTCCGCTTCGAACCGGAATCGAAATCGGAGGCATCCCGCTCGAGGAACATCTCTTTATGGCCGTTGTTCCTGGCCTCGTCATCGGTTTTCACGAAAACATTCACGCGGACGACGACCAGCCCCAGGACGGGAGATGA
- the radB gene encoding DNA repair and recombination protein RadB has protein sequence MNDEAIPTGCGPVDSLLEGGFERGAVTQVYGPPASGKTNIALSAAVETAANGGTAVYIDTEGVSVDRFEQLLRARTDDVEAVASNIVIEDAYDFGEQAEAVRDAADFAERADLIVLDSATGFYRLERGDDGEAGDALRQVANQITHLLSLARKHDLAVVITNQVFADPDSDRTRPLGGNTLEHWTGVVVRLDRFRGGNRRATLTKHRSKAAGDSATFRITGDGLEGADEPARLNG, from the coding sequence GTGAACGACGAGGCTATCCCGACCGGCTGTGGACCAGTCGATTCGCTGCTCGAGGGTGGATTCGAACGCGGGGCCGTCACCCAGGTGTACGGGCCGCCAGCGTCGGGAAAGACGAATATCGCGCTCTCTGCGGCCGTCGAGACAGCCGCGAACGGGGGTACCGCCGTCTACATCGACACCGAGGGCGTCTCCGTCGACCGGTTCGAACAGCTGTTACGAGCCAGAACCGACGACGTGGAAGCGGTCGCCTCGAACATCGTCATCGAAGACGCCTACGACTTCGGCGAACAGGCCGAAGCCGTCCGCGACGCGGCCGATTTCGCCGAACGGGCCGACCTGATCGTCCTGGACAGCGCCACCGGCTTTTATCGTCTCGAGCGTGGCGACGACGGCGAGGCAGGGGACGCCCTCCGCCAGGTCGCCAATCAGATCACACACCTGCTCTCGCTCGCGCGCAAACACGACCTCGCCGTGGTCATCACGAACCAGGTGTTCGCCGACCCTGACAGCGACCGCACCCGTCCGCTCGGCGGCAATACCCTCGAACACTGGACCGGCGTCGTCGTCCGTCTCGACCGGTTCCGCGGCGGCAACCGCCGTGCGACGCTGACCAAACACCGCTCGAAAGCCGCCGGTGACTCCGCGACGTTCCGCATCACGGGCGACGGCCTCGAGGGGGCCGACGAACCCGCGCGACTGAACGGTTGA
- the trpE gene encoding anthranilate synthase component I, which yields MTDHLSPPTASASASTPALDLEREQFRAYADETDRQHRPAVIRVEATLDVATTPLSAYAALTGRTDVETAERSPYAFLLESAGKTASSDPDGAFRPNSSSTDRHARFSYVGYDPEAVVTVDPDGTTVETFADSVPIDVLDVSDDVDTLDVLREALPDVRLENVPERERQHLEGGLVGFLAYDAVYDLWLEEVGLERPDSRFPDAQFVLTTKTLVFDDNDDSLSLVFTPIVGANDDPDEVYDELLAETTAVCETLESAAPLETGGFVRHGETAGPQPAYEDAVRRAKEHVLDGDIYQGVISRRREIAGEVDPLGFYESLRAVNPSPYMYLLEHDDLTVVGASPETLISVRGQKIMSNPIAGTCKRGSSPVEDRRLAGEMLADGKERAEHTMLVDLARNDVRRVAEPGSVRVDEFMNVLKYSHVQHIESTVTGRLRTGEGNDERTGTEPSCDAFDATRAAFPAGTLSGAPKVRAMEIIDALEEEPRGLYGGGVGYYSWTGDADFAIVIRTATVEDGASPGVPCGADEQLITVRAGAGLVADSDPTAEYEETEQKMGGVLDALERIETTEHVPDAPEHTEGER from the coding sequence ATGACAGATCACCTCTCACCACCCACCGCGTCGGCATCCGCTTCGACCCCTGCGCTCGACCTCGAGCGAGAGCAGTTCCGCGCGTACGCCGACGAAACCGACCGACAGCACCGTCCGGCCGTTATTCGGGTCGAAGCAACCCTCGACGTTGCGACGACGCCGCTGAGCGCCTATGCCGCACTGACGGGACGAACCGACGTCGAAACGGCCGAGCGCTCACCGTACGCGTTTTTACTCGAGAGCGCCGGCAAAACCGCCTCGAGCGACCCCGATGGCGCGTTCCGCCCCAACTCGAGCAGTACGGACCGCCACGCCCGGTTTTCCTACGTCGGCTACGATCCCGAAGCCGTCGTCACCGTCGACCCCGACGGCACGACCGTCGAGACGTTTGCCGACTCGGTACCGATCGACGTCCTCGACGTGAGTGACGACGTCGACACGCTCGACGTCCTTCGTGAGGCACTCCCCGATGTGCGCCTCGAAAACGTACCCGAGCGCGAACGCCAGCACCTCGAGGGCGGCCTCGTCGGATTTCTCGCCTACGACGCGGTCTACGACCTCTGGCTCGAGGAGGTCGGCCTCGAACGCCCCGACTCACGGTTCCCCGACGCCCAGTTCGTTCTGACGACCAAAACGCTCGTCTTCGACGACAACGACGACTCGCTGTCGCTCGTCTTCACGCCCATCGTCGGCGCGAACGACGACCCCGACGAGGTCTACGACGAATTGCTGGCCGAAACAACAGCAGTCTGCGAAACGCTCGAGTCAGCAGCCCCGCTCGAGACAGGGGGGTTCGTCCGACACGGCGAGACTGCAGGCCCACAGCCAGCATACGAAGACGCCGTTCGGCGCGCCAAAGAACACGTTCTCGACGGCGACATCTATCAGGGCGTCATCTCCAGGCGACGCGAGATAGCCGGCGAGGTCGACCCGCTGGGCTTCTACGAGTCGCTTCGGGCAGTCAATCCATCCCCGTATATGTATCTCCTCGAGCACGACGACCTGACCGTCGTCGGAGCCAGCCCTGAGACGCTCATCTCCGTTCGGGGCCAGAAGATCATGTCCAACCCAATTGCCGGCACCTGCAAGCGTGGTTCGAGCCCCGTCGAAGACCGCCGACTGGCCGGCGAGATGCTCGCCGACGGGAAAGAGCGGGCCGAGCATACCATGCTGGTCGACCTGGCCCGAAATGACGTCCGCCGGGTGGCCGAACCCGGTTCGGTTCGCGTCGACGAGTTCATGAACGTGCTCAAATACAGTCACGTCCAGCACATCGAGTCGACGGTGACCGGGCGGTTGCGAACCGGCGAAGGTAACGATGAACGGACTGGCACTGAACCGTCGTGTGACGCTTTCGACGCCACTCGCGCAGCGTTCCCTGCTGGCACGCTATCGGGTGCGCCGAAAGTCCGAGCGATGGAGATTATCGACGCGCTCGAGGAGGAACCACGTGGGTTGTACGGTGGCGGCGTCGGCTACTACTCCTGGACCGGCGACGCCGATTTCGCCATCGTCATCAGAACCGCTACGGTCGAAGACGGCGCGTCGCCAGGCGTTCCCTGCGGAGCCGACGAGCAACTCATCACCGTTCGCGCGGGTGCCGGCCTCGTCGCCGACAGTGACCCGACTGCAGAGTACGAGGAGACCGAACAGAAGATGGGCGGCGTGTTGGACGCACTCGAGCGAATCGAAACGACCGAGCACGTGCCTGACGCACCCGAACACACGGAGGGCGAACGATGA
- a CDS encoding CBS domain-containing protein — translation MNIADIATTEYIEVDVGTRMGKVRSMFENGNPKGLIVIDDGSYAGVISEREVLQSHVEDDAKVAALIKPSRNNPSPKVDRHEDVREVARVLVEGNTKVAPVFEHDELWGVITDNDLLRAVLDNLDALTVTDLYTEEPVRLEEGDGVGKAINHLREHGISRLPVVNENGYLTGVVTTHDIADFVIRQNERMTTGDRVGDNDRMLDVPIYDIMNSPVVTTTPDATAKEAVETMLEHDYAGLVVTPADDDRVIQGVVTKTDVLRALTFTEEEHMDVQITNISLMDTISRESITQSIEQVADKYADMQVQHAHVRFHEHKEKLRGTPLIQCQIRLRTNKSQVAGSGEGYGAENAFRVALDKLERNVLELKGVRSDEEYRGQLLRKLNEL, via the coding sequence ATGAATATCGCTGATATCGCCACGACGGAGTACATCGAAGTCGATGTTGGAACGCGAATGGGGAAGGTTCGTTCGATGTTTGAGAACGGCAATCCCAAGGGACTGATCGTCATCGATGACGGCTCGTACGCTGGCGTCATCAGCGAACGAGAGGTCCTCCAGTCACACGTCGAGGACGACGCCAAGGTCGCGGCCCTGATCAAACCGAGCCGTAACAACCCATCACCCAAAGTCGACCGACACGAAGACGTCCGCGAGGTCGCACGCGTGCTCGTCGAGGGCAATACCAAAGTCGCGCCCGTTTTCGAACACGACGAACTCTGGGGCGTCATCACGGACAACGACCTGCTGCGGGCCGTCCTCGACAATCTCGACGCGCTGACGGTAACCGACCTCTACACTGAAGAACCCGTCCGACTCGAGGAAGGTGACGGAGTGGGCAAGGCCATCAATCACCTCCGCGAGCACGGTATTTCGCGACTGCCGGTCGTCAACGAAAACGGTTACCTGACCGGTGTCGTCACCACCCACGACATCGCCGACTTCGTCATCCGACAGAACGAACGGATGACCACCGGCGACCGCGTCGGCGACAACGACCGGATGCTCGACGTCCCAATCTACGATATCATGAACAGTCCGGTCGTCACGACGACGCCCGACGCGACGGCCAAAGAGGCGGTCGAAACGATGCTCGAGCACGACTACGCCGGCCTTGTCGTTACCCCGGCAGACGACGACCGCGTGATTCAGGGTGTCGTCACGAAAACGGACGTCCTCCGCGCGTTGACGTTCACCGAAGAAGAGCACATGGATGTCCAGATTACGAACATCTCGTTGATGGACACTATCAGCCGGGAATCGATCACCCAGAGCATCGAGCAGGTCGCGGACAAGTACGCCGATATGCAGGTTCAGCACGCACACGTGCGCTTCCACGAGCACAAAGAGAAACTGCGCGGAACTCCGCTCATCCAGTGTCAGATTCGCCTGCGTACCAACAAATCACAGGTCGCCGGGTCCGGTGAGGGCTACGGCGCGGAGAACGCTTTCCGCGTCGCGCTGGACAAACTCGAGCGCAACGTCCTCGAGTTGAAAGGCGTCAGAAGCGACGAGGAGTACCGCGGTCAGTTGCTCCGCAAACTGAACGAACTGTAG
- a CDS encoding CAP domain-containing protein codes for MKRTGGRSNGVRDRGSHSGSSSRDTETATERGALEVGKLFVAIGVLSALVLAGALVGPQALATAEDVTGTGDDAQIPDAGDRNPELTDPGDPGETTYQTDEAVVSSDAVEDHIHDIANEKRAEHGLEPLDWDGTVASVSRAHSWDMYETGEFSHINTDGESPHERFQAVADYCQVYGENIAETSVGQPVERASDGETVEHQTAEELAGGIVDQWMNSPDHRAAILEEDVDGWDRGGVGIYISDEGRVFATHNFCTLR; via the coding sequence ATGAAACGGACTGGTGGCCGTTCGAACGGAGTACGTGACCGTGGTTCACACAGCGGTTCGAGCAGTCGAGATACAGAGACAGCGACCGAGAGGGGTGCACTCGAGGTTGGCAAACTCTTCGTCGCCATCGGCGTTCTCAGCGCGCTGGTGCTCGCTGGTGCGCTCGTCGGCCCGCAGGCCCTGGCGACCGCGGAGGACGTCACCGGTACTGGTGACGACGCACAGATCCCCGACGCTGGCGACCGCAACCCCGAGCTCACGGACCCCGGCGACCCTGGTGAAACGACCTACCAGACTGATGAAGCGGTCGTCTCCTCCGATGCGGTCGAAGATCACATCCACGATATCGCCAACGAGAAGCGTGCCGAACACGGCCTCGAGCCGCTGGACTGGGACGGCACCGTCGCGTCGGTCTCACGCGCACACAGCTGGGACATGTACGAGACGGGCGAGTTCAGCCACATCAATACCGACGGCGAGTCGCCACACGAGCGCTTCCAGGCCGTCGCCGACTACTGTCAGGTGTACGGTGAGAACATCGCCGAAACGAGCGTCGGACAGCCCGTCGAACGGGCCTCAGACGGCGAGACCGTCGAACACCAGACTGCCGAGGAACTCGCCGGCGGTATCGTCGACCAGTGGATGAACTCCCCCGACCATCGCGCAGCCATCCTCGAGGAGGATGTCGACGGCTGGGACCGTGGTGGTGTCGGCATATACATTTCCGACGAGGGGCGAGTGTTCGCGACGCATAACTTCTGTACGCTCCGGTGA
- the trpG gene encoding anthranilate synthase component II — MSEATTGSSTIEERRPHVLFIDNFDSFTYNLVEYVSEHAETTVLKNTADLEAVREVDPDAIIISPGPGHPKNARDVGVTMDVLSELSPTIPTLGVCLGLEAAVYAFGGAVGRAPSPIHGKASPIDHDGRGVFTGLEQGFQAGRYHSLVATEVPDCLEVTATARHDSGSAESESDDQTDGETLVMGVRHAEYPLECVQFHPESVLTAVGHDVIENFLENCQ, encoded by the coding sequence ATGAGCGAAGCTACCACGGGGTCATCGACCATCGAAGAGCGCCGACCGCACGTTCTCTTTATCGACAACTTCGACTCGTTTACGTACAATCTGGTCGAGTACGTCAGCGAACACGCCGAGACGACGGTGTTGAAAAACACGGCCGACCTCGAGGCAGTTCGTGAGGTTGACCCCGACGCAATCATTATCAGCCCTGGCCCCGGCCACCCCAAAAACGCACGCGACGTTGGCGTCACTATGGACGTCCTCTCCGAGCTCTCGCCCACGATCCCGACGCTGGGGGTGTGTCTGGGCCTGGAGGCCGCCGTCTACGCCTTCGGTGGCGCCGTCGGACGCGCCCCGTCTCCGATCCACGGCAAGGCCTCGCCCATCGATCACGACGGTCGGGGCGTGTTCACCGGCCTCGAGCAAGGATTTCAGGCGGGACGGTACCACTCACTGGTTGCCACCGAGGTCCCCGACTGCCTCGAGGTGACGGCGACGGCACGCCACGACAGCGGGAGCGCAGAAAGCGAGAGCGATGACCAAACAGACGGCGAAACGCTCGTTATGGGCGTCCGACACGCGGAGTACCCGCTCGAGTGCGTCCAGTTCCACCCCGAAAGCGTACTCACCGCTGTCGGACACGACGTCATCGAAAATTTCCTCGAGAACTGTCAGTAG
- the trpD gene encoding anthranilate phosphoribosyltransferase, translated as MQSYVEHVTDGNDLTQEAARAASSAIFEEATPAQIGALLAALRAKGETEAEIAGFAEGMRDAARTIDPDRAPLVDTCGTGGDDYDTINVSTTSAIVAAGAGVPIAKHGNYSVSSSSGSADVLEEVGVTVDAEPPAVEQAIETDGIGFMLAPVFHPAMKAVIGPRKELGMRTIFNVLGPLTNPASADAQVVGVYDPELVPVLARALARMDVDRALVVHGDGTDEIAIHGETQVAEVDGDAVETYTLEPGDLGLERASIDAIAGGSPVENAADMRGIVEGDLEGPKRDVILANAGAALYVAGEATSLESGAEMALEAISSGSASATLERLCADTTDAVSR; from the coding sequence ATGCAATCCTACGTCGAACACGTCACTGACGGCAACGATCTCACACAAGAGGCGGCTCGAGCGGCCTCGAGCGCCATCTTCGAGGAAGCCACACCGGCCCAGATCGGTGCGCTCCTCGCCGCATTACGAGCGAAGGGTGAAACGGAAGCGGAGATCGCCGGCTTCGCGGAAGGCATGCGCGACGCCGCCCGCACGATCGACCCGGACCGTGCGCCGCTGGTCGACACCTGCGGGACCGGTGGCGACGACTACGACACGATCAACGTCTCGACGACGAGTGCCATCGTCGCCGCCGGCGCTGGTGTCCCCATCGCCAAACACGGAAACTACTCCGTCTCGTCGTCTTCGGGGAGCGCGGACGTCCTCGAAGAGGTCGGCGTCACCGTCGATGCCGAGCCCCCGGCCGTCGAGCAGGCAATCGAAACCGACGGCATCGGCTTCATGCTCGCGCCCGTGTTCCACCCCGCGATGAAAGCCGTCATCGGCCCCCGAAAGGAACTCGGTATGCGAACGATTTTCAACGTCCTCGGACCGCTGACGAACCCCGCGAGTGCCGACGCCCAGGTCGTCGGCGTCTACGACCCGGAACTGGTTCCAGTTCTCGCGCGTGCACTCGCCCGAATGGACGTCGACCGCGCCCTCGTCGTCCACGGTGACGGCACCGACGAAATCGCGATCCACGGCGAAACACAGGTCGCCGAAGTCGACGGCGACGCGGTCGAAACCTATACCCTCGAGCCTGGTGACCTCGGCCTCGAGCGAGCCTCCATCGACGCGATCGCCGGTGGCAGTCCCGTCGAGAACGCCGCCGACATGCGCGGTATCGTCGAGGGCGACCTCGAGGGACCAAAACGCGACGTCATCCTGGCGAACGCCGGGGCCGCACTCTACGTGGCCGGTGAAGCTACCTCCCTCGAGTCGGGAGCCGAGATGGCGCTCGAAGCGATCAGCTCGGGCAGTGCGAGTGCGACCCTCGAGCGCCTCTGTGCAGATACGACCGACGCGGTGAGCCGATGA
- a CDS encoding phosphoribosylanthranilate isomerase encodes MTRVKLCGITRQEDLAAAVDAGADAIGIICDVTVDTPREVTVERAAELVAAAPPLVTTVLVTMPSGPERAIELVETVEPDAIQVHGGMRPGDLAYLRAKSNTDVFLAVDADDIATAGVYDDIADALVVDSVDESGAGGTGETHDWEQTQRAIADLESPVLLAGGLTPENVAEAIRTVDPFAVDVSSGIETEPGRKDHEALSRFVTSAHHASKGIDSSVDDRRVIES; translated from the coding sequence ATGACCCGGGTGAAACTCTGTGGTATAACCCGGCAGGAGGACCTCGCGGCGGCCGTCGACGCGGGCGCAGATGCCATCGGTATCATCTGTGACGTGACTGTGGATACCCCACGGGAGGTCACCGTCGAACGGGCGGCCGAACTCGTGGCCGCAGCGCCGCCGCTGGTGACGACGGTACTCGTGACGATGCCCTCAGGACCGGAACGAGCGATCGAGCTCGTGGAGACGGTCGAGCCCGACGCTATTCAGGTTCACGGCGGAATGCGTCCCGGCGACCTCGCCTATCTTCGCGCTAAATCGAACACAGACGTGTTCCTCGCCGTCGACGCCGACGACATCGCGACCGCTGGGGTTTACGACGACATAGCCGACGCCCTGGTCGTCGACTCCGTCGACGAATCCGGGGCCGGCGGGACCGGCGAAACCCACGACTGGGAACAGACACAAAGGGCTATCGCCGACCTCGAGTCACCCGTCTTGCTCGCTGGGGGACTGACGCCCGAAAACGTCGCCGAGGCGATTCGAACCGTCGATCCGTTCGCCGTCGACGTCTCGAGCGGCATCGAAACCGAACCGGGCCGGAAGGACCACGAGGCACTAAGCCGGTTCGTCACCAGCGCACACCACGCCAGCAAAGGGATCGACTCGTCGGTCGACGACCGACGTGTGATAGAATCCTGA
- a CDS encoding YihY/virulence factor BrkB family protein, protein MSTPSAQEVREVGTAIARTAKDREISFLAASFAYYAFVSLIPMVILALALGSLIGGQQLAERLVVLAGDFLPQAGEDILLEALTTEAGRTQATVVALVVSTWGALKVVRGLSLAFDQVYGSAGKDSLATQIRDGITVLLAGILALLLMILLGIIIGFLAGRVPFGRLLSWLGLLVGLVLVFTPIYYVLPPVDVTPSEILPGVVFTATGWVVLQFGFQVYAANAGQYQAYGVLGAIILFVTWLYFAGILLLLGAVINVVLSRPDLAGG, encoded by the coding sequence ATGTCGACACCGTCGGCACAGGAGGTCCGCGAAGTCGGGACAGCGATCGCTCGAACGGCCAAAGACCGCGAAATCTCGTTTTTAGCGGCGAGTTTTGCGTACTACGCGTTCGTCTCCCTGATTCCGATGGTGATTCTCGCGCTTGCGCTCGGCTCGCTCATCGGCGGTCAACAACTCGCCGAGCGACTCGTCGTCCTCGCCGGAGACTTCCTTCCACAGGCGGGCGAAGACATCCTGCTCGAGGCGTTGACGACCGAGGCTGGACGAACGCAGGCGACAGTGGTCGCACTCGTCGTCTCGACGTGGGGTGCGCTGAAGGTCGTGCGTGGACTCAGTCTCGCGTTCGACCAGGTGTACGGGTCGGCCGGGAAAGATTCGCTTGCGACGCAAATTCGCGATGGAATTACCGTCCTTCTGGCCGGGATTCTCGCACTCCTGTTGATGATCTTACTCGGGATCATCATCGGTTTTCTGGCCGGACGCGTTCCGTTCGGGAGACTCCTGAGTTGGCTCGGACTGCTGGTCGGTCTCGTCCTCGTTTTTACGCCGATCTACTATGTGCTCCCCCCGGTCGACGTGACACCGTCGGAAATCCTCCCCGGTGTCGTGTTCACCGCCACCGGCTGGGTCGTCCTCCAGTTCGGCTTTCAGGTGTACGCCGCAAACGCCGGCCAGTACCAGGCCTACGGCGTCCTCGGTGCGATAATCCTGTTCGTCACCTGGCTCTACTTCGCCGGCATCTTGCTGTTACTGGGTGCCGTGATTAACGTCGTCCTCTCGAGACCAGACCTCGCAGGTGGATAG